From the Telopea speciosissima isolate NSW1024214 ecotype Mountain lineage chromosome 9, Tspe_v1, whole genome shotgun sequence genome, the window GATTGAATAgggctggacagaatttaggagtttttagggttttggggttttacagagatgagggagaattagggttttgggtgttaGGATGGGGCTGCAAGCTAGGTCGAGTGGAGGAGATGAGAGGGGGCTGTAGTTGGAATCTAATTGAATTTGGTTGGTAGAATTGGACTGGGCAGATTCTGGATGACCTGCAGTTTAATGGATATCGATTAAGGTTAGGTgggaggattaagaagaagatggggaatGCTGAAACAGTAACTAACTTACTGAATTAagaagatcttcaatggcagcaaccttgaagacagccttgaagaagaacctcccgatctacaagatgcaaggagtcactggaaatccaccagcccttcaccttgatgttactcacaaggcaaaCTCATGTAGAGCTCAACAGCAGCAGCATTGGCAGCagcaaaacaaatgaaaattttaaagtctgattgtgggggagcctcccacgatttcaatattaataatagaaggccataggccaaatcCTGGTCTAAACAAAACACTCCCTCACTAAATCATGGAGGGATGGAcctaattaaaacaacttaaaattttaaaaaggttAAAAGACCTATCTACCCCtgataacttaaaataaaagacacttaattaaatcacttaaattagaccaacttaaattgaaccaattggatgaaaccaatttgaaccggttcaattaaaaacttaaaaataaaactaagtgcAGAACTAAtctaaggctcctactatgaCCCTATGCCTAGGTTGGTTTCTTCAACTCgaggaggcttggatctacTTCAATGCCTGATGGGAAATTTATTCTGAAATTTTAGGTATTTGACATGATATGATACAACACCCATTTTGAAGTATATGGAACTTCGTTTAACTTTTTATTGTGAAATCATTTGCATATGCCAACAAGGGATTCTTCTAAATGAAGTGTAAAAATGTTTCCAGAATATGGATTATGAATTTGACTAAGTTTGTTTGCAGTATCTGGAGAAACGCCAAACTGGTGGTTAGATTTGTATGTGTATGTGTCTCTTTATGTGTGCTCTTCGAAGTGTTGGCCACAAATGGTGAAATTGATACTCTTAAATAAACCTAAGCATTTCAATTAGGTAGACAAGCATGAAATTTgcagagaatgagagaaaacgAGAAAAAAGAACCTTGATTAATAATATCAAGAAAGCTTTATCCAACTTTGGATCGGGTACCCAAAATTGATCTGCAATTCCATTGTGTCTAAGGCCATATCATCTCTAATTTCATGATCCAGTCAGTCTTTCTTTAGGGCCTTTTTgctatcatttttcattttcattttttcatgtgtttgatatctcacttttgaaacttgtctttatttttggattatggccaaaagtgtttttctttcattttttcggtagtttaatgagcatgtgctctTAAACCCTCAAAGTCGACGGTAAAAGCGTCATTTGGCTTATTTTTAGAAGGGCATGCTTCCCgccccctcttttcttcttcttctacctgcAAAGCCTTGCGATTTGGGAGGGTGATAGAGAGGGAGGGAGCCAGATCCATGGTGGAATAATCGGCCGATTGCTGAATCAGCTtcatcaccttcttcttctacttagatccccttttttaattaaaataaaaaagcttTCACAGCCCAAGCCACAAGGGGCCTGCGGGCAGACTGCTCAGTTGCAGAGGGATCGGTTGCTATTGGTTGTTTTAGACTGCTCAATAGTTCTAATTGGTTCCAGATTCTTCTTTTATATGGGGCTAACCTGGGGGCCTGGTCATTTCAATTTTTTCTCACCTAACTCACAAGGGAACCTACCAATCGAACAATTTATCAGGGAATTACGGTCCCTGGACTGTTGAGCCCTCTGACGTTCACGAGGTATTGGTTTCTCATGATTCCTTTTTGGTTTCAACTTCTACCCTTGGTTGCAATTActtcattccccccccccccccattcaaCGAGAATTAATCACTTCGTATCCATGGAGCTatagcagaaaaataaatcactTTGTATCGGAAACTCTCTCTCTGGGTGTgtgtgtttctctctctctgccattttggtttcttttccCGGTTAGTTGAACTTGTTTGAGGTTCAGATTGGTGAATGGACCGACTTGCGCCAACTCCGCATTCCTTTTCTACAATCAGTGATTGAACTGAATTTTTTATGTTGAAATTCGGCTGCAAAGAAATAATTTATTGTAAGAGATGCTTTTTCTGTTACCCTGTTGTGGGATCACCGATGATATTTACGTTTCTTGAGAACACATTTCCGTTGATTTCAAGCATTTGTTGATTCCTTATAAATCCTCCATTAGGACCATTACTGAGAGAAGTATGAGATTGAAAAATCTGTCCTATCAACTTTCTCCTGGCCTTGGATACTCTTTGGTTTCCAGATAAAAACcatgtaaaaggaaaattttcaggtaaaacaagaaaataggaTTTACCTTAAAAATGTTCCTTAGAGGGGCGCAGATATAGCAAGTAAATTCAGTTTGAGAGACATGctagaaaattttgaagtttCGGACTGTCAAAGTGGGGAAGCATACTGGCTGAAGTGCTTGGAAGGATGAGCAACAAAAGATGGAGATGTGGGTGCAACGGCTGGCCATACCCGATCGTGGTGGCGGAGCTTGCAGCGATGGGTAAGATGCACAGGCACTGGTGTTCGTACACCTACCCCACCCCTAAATTCCCAACCCATCAAACCCTCCATCAAACAAACAggtttagagttgatttgggaaagatgggTGATGGGAGAGTTTCTTCACCTACTatatgggctttgggcccaTTTGTTCAAAAAGTGTTATAAAAGTTATTTACACAGATAGTtcccaaacttatttttcattctacaacCTATTGTGTTTAGCATTTACtaaacaatttttattttttgatcaaaatggattttatttttaaataggccaaaaacaaaatgaaaaatgataccaaaaagacccttagTGTCTTGACCCGTGTATATTTTTGCTAATCTCCATCTAACAAATAAATATActgacaatttttagaacaatATTAACTTTGAATGACTTGTTCTCTTGCCTTGGACTGAGACTGGTAAGTTCACGTATTCTTGATTAGACTGTAGCATTCAGAAAAGGATTGTCGAATTGCTCTTTCCAAAGCCACTTTTGGGTGGCTGACAACAGTTGGGAGGTCTAATTTGAAACTTGTTTTCTTAGAGCCTTGAGATCATTGTTGATATGTTAATCATTTAGGAGTTTTACTTTCAAACTTGTCTCTTTGAAGCCTTGACATCATTGTAAACACTGAAGGTAATTGCATCAATAACAGACCTTTTCTCAGTATAGTCACTTCTCATTTGCAGGCTATCTTGACAAGGAAGAACAGTGCCACTGGAATTGAATATAGAGATGACCCCACTATCTTTGCATGGGAGTTGATGAATGAACCCCGTTGTTTCTCGGATCCCTCTGGTGACACCCTCCAAGTAAGTCGCCCACCCAGCTGTCTGTACCATCTAAACAATGCTACATGTTTCAGGTCCAATTAACCCATTTTAAGGGCCAGGAATGGGATGATTACATTTAATTAAAGCTGTTGGAGACGGATGTTTGTTGCTTTACTCAGTATCTGTAACATAGAGTTTATTGAGTCCTGAGTTTGATGTAATCGTCTCGTCAAGAATTGCAGGATTGGATTGAAGAAATGGCtggttttgtgaaaaaaatTGACAAGAAACATCTATTAACTGTGGGGCTTGAAGGATTTTATGGTCGTACGAGCCCAGGAAAATTGAATTTGAACCCAGCAGAATGGGCAGGTGCTTTTGGGACTGATTTTATTCGAAATTCCAAGATCCCAACCATCGATTTTGCCTCTGTCCATGTTTACCCCGATCACTGGTAAGCATTGAATCACACCAAACTGTTTGTGAATTTCTTCTCTACAAGGATAACAATAGATATGAGGGGATGAAACTTGCCTTGGTGAAAAAAGAAAGTGCTAGATCAAAACTTGcatctccttttctcttatacccatttaaaaatcaaattctgaCACATTTTGATTGTATTCTTTTTGTAGGTTTGATGATCTAGATCTTGAAGACCAAATTAAATTTGCTTCAAAATGGGTGAAGTCTCACATTGAAGATGGTGACAATGAACTGAAGAAGCCTATCTTGTTCACTGAATTTGGGTTGTCAGCCAACCAAAAGAACTTTCAACCATTACATCGTgaaaaattttataagacaATATATGACCTTATTTACAAGTCAGCTAAGAAGAAGGGATCAGGAGCAGGGGCATTTGTTTGGCAGTTCATAGTTGGAGGTATGGAAGAGTATGAGGACGGTAATGGGATTGTGCCATGGGAGAGGGCATCCACTTATAGTATTATAACAGAGCAGTCATGTAGGCTGGCTAGAATCCAGGGAGGGCAAGATCAATTGCAAGGGAGCCTGAAAGATCTTTGTTCAAAGATGGTGAACTagtcattctttttttttattttttttatttcaaatttaattttgtttttggcaGAATTGTGTTTTCCTTCATGCTTTTGGCATTGTTTGCTCAAGGGTTGCAGAGATCACTGCCCCTGTTAGCATCATTGCATTTAGGCTGCCTCGCAATCTTTGGTGCTCAATAGGTTGCctgattacaaaaatacccatgTAACCTTGACTATCACATATAAATGCTTTACTCAATTACTTGTATGGGaaagggttctctaagcaagcgaCATAGAGGAAcgcaccaatgaggtgcaacAGAATGGTTTTATACATAGGAGGGCAGCTAGGTCATTTCATATGGCCGTTCTTGTTTTGCCTTCTATGCTTGATCCTAATGGACATTCTGCCATGACGGTTGAAATCAAAGTTTTTGAAGACAATAATACTGGGGACTGTTACCAATCTTCCTCCTATCAAAGTGGTCACTGGCTGCAAGTGGGTATATAAGATCAAACTTATCTAATAAGTCCATTGAATGTTATAAGGTCCCGGCTTGATTATAAAGAGACTTTTGCTCTTGTGGCTAAGCTAGTTATTGTTTATCACCTCCTTGCCATCGCCGTTTCTTGTTATTGGTATTTCTATCAACTTGATGTTAATAATATATTTTTGCATGGTGATCTAGAAGAAGTGTATATGAAACTTCTACTTGGATTTTCTCGAAAGGGGAGAAAAAATTTAGTTTGTTGTCTTCGCAAATTCATATATGGTTAAAAAAACAGTTAATAatgtgaggagagagatggagagagggCGTGTTAGCGTACCTTCACCTACCGGCTCAGTGAACCTTTTTCCTActagtataatttaaaaatactGAACCGGAAGCAAACTGTTCAGTGCTTTATTCTAGTTAAACCACCTTCGGTTTCACCAACCACAGGATTCTTACCGGAAAGCTGGGAAAtgcttttggttggtttttactTCGACCAGCTTGACCGGCCGGTCTGGCAGTCCCGTCTGGTTCTACAACAATTGTTATGATTGGGCAGCGGTAAAGTTAGGAGCTTCACCACAAGGTAAAATGATGAACAAACGACCTTGTGGGAAAATCAATCTCAATTTCCCATTAATTTTGGGTTATGGGCCTCAATCTATAGGCCCATATCAACCTATTTATGAGCAATTGGATTGCCACATGGGCTTTCGTATATGGGCTTGGGCCTGATTAGCCCAATAATTTAAAGATTGGAGGAAACAAAttatactaataataataatatgacCAAATTACCATTAAACAACAAAGATAATTACGTTACACAGTTACTATGTATGAAGCACAGCCATGGCTGACACCCAACAATAGCACACAAACacagaagaagatggaggaatACACACAGCTTATTCAGCACAAACACACATATCATACCACACCTCCTATTACATTCTTATGTTTTCCCCCCAAACTACTATTtctgtttattattatttagtgTCCACAAGTGCAGTCAGTGCAAGCGCAGGCTGCTCCGCACTTGCACTTGCCATCGTGCTCCGCTCCGGCAACTTCAATCACGGCATCATCGTTGTAGCTGCAATATAGGAGAAACCCATCAGGAAAGATCTCAATTTCCATGTATGTTCCTATGTGGAGGGAGAGATTGTTGGATTCCACGCGGAGCAATTATCCCACATAGGGTGTGAGTAAACcgatgcaacaacaacaacaacaacaacaactgagccttatcctaactaaatggggttgatTACATGGATCCTTTAAAAAACGCAGTAAGAGGAACGAAGAGGAATGCAgattaaaatgaagaaatgagataagaaaagtaagtaatgaaaaatgaaaaatgaaagtaagaagaaagatgatatCCCAGGAATTCAAGAAAATCTCAGCTATATAATGTTgataacgtggatccttgccctccaaaagACTCTATCCGAGGgcatacttggtacaaggccCAGACTAAGCatatcattcttcacaacctcacctatggtcatcttaggcctacccctagctcttttaactcttttagctccttcatcCGATGCATTAGGTACTTAACAGAAAGAGTAGATCGAAATCGTACCTCTTCTGGGTTTCGACGATTTCGATGCCATAGCTGTTTCCCTTCTTCCTGTGATTCAGAAACATATATATTAGCTGAATCAAATGAAATATTGATCATCAAGTATGtatagatggagaagaaaaaacagcACTTACACACACTGGCTCTTGTCAGCGCAGTCACAGTTGCCACAGGTAGACATGGTGATGAAGTAAAAGAAAGATGAAACAGAGAATGAAGTATGAGAGTAGGAATTAGTTCTCTTGTACTCAGCTATACCTTTGAGAAACTTAGCtttggtatttatagggaaaatgGGAAAGGTagtcaaggagaagatatggAACACAGAAGGACTGTGAGGAGCACACGCCTTCTCTGAAAAAATCCAAAGGAATCTCAATTATATATAGTGGGCTGGCCTTCTATTGTCCTCTCATGTCATCTTCATTACTATTTTATATAGAGAAGCTACAGTGAAATTACAtaatctatctctttctttcttaatcTTTGAAATTGAAAGTGTGAAAACAAGAAATTGAGACCCCACACTTGGGTTATATCCTACTTCTTATTTATCAAACAGATTTCtgtaaaaaatttaaaaaaaataataaaaatggagATTGATTGATTAAGAAACAAAGTTGATTAGGCCTAAAGATAGGATACAATATACTATCCATTATTTGATTCTATTCGTGAAGTTAATGCATGTGAATTGATTGgttaaaaattaattaagattGACAAAGTGATATCAttgttcaaaattcaaatgaaaTATAAGTAACTTTGTTGAAATGTTGGGAGGAAGTGATTTAAAGTCTTACATTGGTGCCTTCATATACTTGAGAAGCTTTCTGTTCGTCTAATGTCTTAAGGTTTTTGGTTGAACCTTtcaatatggtatcaaagcctaggTCTCTTTGTTGTTTGACCATCTATAGAGCCAAGTAGCGGTGTCAATCATCAGTTTGGATTGGTTTCAGTCCAGATTgcattggttttggttttgtaaGGTTGAATCCGAAACCTAGGAAAGCTTGAGTTTCGGTTCAGTTCAGTTTGATTAGGTTTCTTATCGATTTGTTATTGGTCCGGGCTGAATCGGTTTCAATTTGGTAAGGGTGaatctgaaaccaaaccaagaaGGAAAGCATCTGTTTCGGTTTCTTATCGATTTGTTACCGGGTTGGTTTTTTTGTCTGTTTTGGGTTCAGTTTAACATATACATATGTATGCAACATTATGGAAAACATATGCTTTTCTAATGAGTTTTGGGCTGTTCTTATCGGGTTATATTGGTTTAGTTTCAGTTTCGATCAGGTTTTTTCATCCTGTTTCAATTTCAGATTAAGTCAGTTTTTGTTTGGTTCCTTTTGATTTTAGGTATGCAATACCCTAATCCAAACCCAATCTAATAAGGATTGGTTCGGCCTGTATTGGTTCGATACAAGTTAATTTCACCAACTTGATCCaagttttgacacccctagagcCAAGTATGTCGAAGCCACATGTGAGGGAACTCTCAAACAAATATACTATAATTTATTGTGTCTACTATCTTAGCCTTgattttagtgcatggtatcagaTCGAGTATCAACCTGTTCCAAAATCTATACCGATATTGATATGTATTTGTCCATTTCAAACATTTTTGCACTCAAAGATACCAATGACATACCATAATTTGACCATTCTACCCTTTGTCCATACCAT encodes:
- the LOC122639542 gene encoding mannan endo-1,4-beta-mannosidase 2, with protein sequence MAGNGLLYPLLGFTSCLAFMYMFLGDLSFTSYKQPKMSFVDTNGAQFMVDGKAFYVNGWNSYWLMYLATDYNTAPRVREVLQLGAKMGLTVCRTWAFNDGAYNALQISPGQFDERVFRALDHVIAEARLHGIRLILSLVNNLHNFGGKTQYVKWAWEEGVALSASNDSFFFDPSIRSYFKNYVKAILTRKNSATGIEYRDDPTIFAWELMNEPRCFSDPSGDTLQDWIEEMAGFVKKIDKKHLLTVGLEGFYGRTSPGKLNLNPAEWAGAFGTDFIRNSKIPTIDFASVHVYPDHWFDDLDLEDQIKFASKWVKSHIEDGDNELKKPILFTEFGLSANQKNFQPLHREKFYKTIYDLIYKSAKKKGSGAGAFVWQFIVGGMEEYEDGNGIVPWERASTYSIITEQSCRLARIQGGQDQLQGSLKDLCSKMVN